The Dermochelys coriacea isolate rDerCor1 chromosome 13, rDerCor1.pri.v4, whole genome shotgun sequence genome includes the window tgtgagtTTCTAGGCTAGGCCTGGATTAGGAAGGTGCCTGTGAGTCAGGACTCAGGGTGCATCAACACAGCAAACAaaagtgtgattgcagcacaggtGTGTGTTCCTACATTAGCTTTATTCTAGCTAACAATGGTAACAATAACAGTGGGAACAAGTTAGCACAGGTTTAGCATAGGCTGGCAACCAGAGCTGGAACCCCAGGTCCCTGGTGGGTTGGCATTGGGGCAGCTATCCTGCAGTGAAGTCTGTGCCGCCCATTATCCTTACCCACACTAACAATTAAAGCTGGCACGTCTCTGTCCACCTGCTCTACAATTACACCTTTGCTTGCTAGGTAGACACACCTTTAGATGTTTTTGTGGAGTCCGCCTCTCTGGCAGGACACATGCTGTTTGTTCTCCACCCATGCCCTGCCTGCTGGGCCACTGCTTTTAATTTCAAGCTGTCAGGAAATCATGCTAATCCAATTGCTTATTAGACTTCCTCGTCCAACTCCTCCCACTCCATGTCTGATTGAGCTCTATATAACATGCACCAAGATGAGAGGGAGGATCAAGGAGAGGTTCAGCTCAGTAGACACCAGAATCCATCTCTCTGACGACAGGTATGGATGCCAGTGGGTCAGGACtcaggatacatctacacagcaaacaaAAGTGTGAAGTGTTGGGTACAGaacaaggctggggctgggggctgctggaCTAAGTTGGGATTGAGTTACacatggcacaggggcagggCAATATCAGTCTGCCTCTGAGACTCAGGATACCTGGGGTCTATCCATGGATCTGGTAGGAGATTTGGGAATAATGGTTAGAGGATGAGAGGGTGGATCTTGGTCAGGGTCTGTGCAAAACCTGGCACAGAATGGGGCAGGAATAATAGGATGTGGAAGGGGCTCTGGGGACAGAGTAGGGTGGGAGGGGAtcatgggagtgggaggagctatTGGGTGGGGTTCCATGGAGGAGGCAGAGCCCCGCCCCACACTGTCTCCATCCatcttccccctacccccactgcAGGTCGATCCAGTGACAGACACAGCTATGGCTCTGAAGGGACCCTGCCCGGCgctcctgctgcccctcaccCTGCTGGTCACCTGCCTGGCCCTGTCCAGTGGGCAGTATTGGAATCTGCTGAATGACATATTCCAGAGAGAGCACGTGAACAATCCCAAGAACGAAGCCATCAACAACAAAGCCTACTGCAACATGTTGATGTGGGACCGGGGCATAGTCTGGAAGTACACCAACACCTTCATCCATGAGTCCCTCAAGAAAATCAACGCCATCTGCAATGCAGATGGCATACCCGTTGGGGGCATCAAACGCAAGAGCAAGGAATCCTTCTCAATCACCACCTGCACATTTAACTCCTGGACCTTCTCTTTCAACGGACTCAGTGGCAAAAAGAAAATTGTCCTCTCCTGCTGGAATGGGCTCCCTGTGAGATTTGTGAGGCACATTTAGGACCCAGAGAGACTGTGGAAGGCAAGAAGGGGACTCTGCTGCTTTCTCTAACCCTGCTCTGTCCCTTCCACACTGGCCACAGCACCCAGCTCCTCATCCGCCTCTAAACACTAGTGAGATGGTATAGGTGTTTCCACCctgcaccctctgctgcccctattgcccattatacagtatagcctccccttccctgcccctcaccctctGCTGTTCCTAGTGGCCACTATACTGCATAGCTAGCCCTTCCCAGTCTTGTTGTCCCTGCTGTCACATGGTGGCCATCTAAAAACCTATCCTTTCATTAAGAAATATTAATCAGTTTCATGTTCTTGTATTGTGTATTCAGCCTGATCATGAGCAATCCTCATATATGACATGATTAAATGTTATTGGTCATTGTTTGCTTCACTTTTTTTTATGTTTCTCTGTGCTCCTTAAATGCAATAAAGCCAGATACCTGCAAAAGCAATCCCTGTCTTGTTGTGTGAGACTGGGGATAGGAAGAACATAAATCACTGACCACTTAAGAATGGTGCTGGAAACATGTTGTAGTTTTCCAGGATTTGTCTGTGCTTTCAAGGCCATTGTCAACCTCTTCCCCATTGCTGGGAACAGAGCTCAGGAGACCTGACTGTTACTGCCagccctgctttaaccactagaccccactgtcCTCtgagagctgagaacagaacccagtaatcctacataagaacataagaatggccattgtGTGTCAGAGCAGTGATCCATCTAGCACAATACCTATCTCCAatagtgaccagtgccagatgcttcagggggaacgaacagaacagggcaatttatcaagtgatgcatcctctgtcatccagtcccagcttctggcactatcaatcagagatttagggacatccagagcaaaGAACTgtgtccctgaccaccttggctaagaGTCATTGGTGGActtatcctccgtgaacttatctaattattttttgaataaaTAGTTTTAAGTGAGGTGCAATATGGGGATAcgcaggacaaatcagactcctgaaaggggtacagtagtttggaaagctTAAGAGCCACTGCCTTAAAGTTTCCTAACattatgttagcttttttgattccCACTgcacaataagaacataagaacagccatactggatcagaccaaagatccatttagcccagtatcctgtcttccgacagtggccaatgccaggtgccccagagggaatgaacagaacagggaatcatctagtgatccatccccatcacCCATtcttagcttctggcaaacagatgttTTCAAGGAAAAATAGATTGAGTGGGGGGGCATGGTGATAGACTGATAGGTTGATTTGTGTGGGAATGGATAGACAGATACAGTGGTAGGTATTGCGTTAGGCAGGGTGATGTGTATATGTATGGATAAACTGGGAGAGTGGAGGGTATTGTGATTGATTTATAGATTGATGGGTCCAGGGATGGATAGTTAAAGCAAGTGGAGTATTCGGTGGTAGACCGATAGGTTGATGTGTCTGGGGAAAGATAGGTAGAGTGGTGGGTACAACGATAGATTGTGAGACtgatgtgtctggggatgggtaGATAGAAAGACATGAATGGTGTAATGCCAATGTCATGCCAGGACCTTTCCTTATTTGTCTGCATGGTGCTGAGCTGCCAAGAAGGACACATACTAACATCCAAATGCTCATACATACACTAAgcctggtctacgctgggggaggatcaatctaagttacgcaacttcagctaaatttgttagtctctaaggtgccacaagtactccttttctttttgagaatacagaataacacgggtgctactctgaaacctggtagctgaagtcgacatacttagatcgatttactgtggtgtcttcactgtggtgagccAACTACTaccgctcccccatcaactctgcctgtgcctctcgcagCGTTGGaatacaggagtcaacgggagagtgcttggggatcgatttattgcatctaggctagatgcaataaatcgatccccactggatcaatcgctgcccgccgatccggcgagtagtgaagacataccctaatatcacacactcacacacacatatactaatatcattcacacacaaacactaatatcagacacacacactcaaacagtaatatcacacacagacacacacacacacaaacagtaatatcacacacacagacacacacatagatACACTAAtatcacacactcacacacacatatactaatatcattcacacacaaacactaatatcacacacacacactcaaacagtaatatcacacacagacacacacacacaaacagtaatatcacacacacagacacacacatagatACACTAAtatcacacactcacacacacatatactaagatcattcacacacaaacactaatatcagacacacacactcaaacagtaatatcacacacacagacacacacacacacaaacagtaatatcacacactcacacacacatatactaagatcattcacacacaaacactaatatcagacacacacactcaaacagtaatatcacacacagacacacacacacacaaacagtaatatcacacacacagacacacacatagatACActaatatcacacacacaaacactaatATCACACAAACAGACACACTAACAtcactcagacacacacacagatacactaATATCACTCAGACACACACCCAAACACTAATATCACACACAGATACACTAATAtcactcagacacacacacacacgcacatacacac containing:
- the LOC119842329 gene encoding ribonuclease-like, which encodes MALKGPCPALLLPLTLLVTCLALSSGQYWNLLNDIFQREHVNNPKNEAINNKAYCNMLMWDRGIVWKYTNTFIHESLKKINAICNADGIPVGGIKRKSKESFSITTCTFNSWTFSFNGLSGKKKIVLSCWNGLPVRFVRHI